In Alosa alosa isolate M-15738 ecotype Scorff River chromosome 23, AALO_Geno_1.1, whole genome shotgun sequence, a single window of DNA contains:
- the LOC125288866 gene encoding PI-PLC X domain-containing protein 1-like isoform X1 — translation MERGSNMTDEKDCADWMSHLPDKLWRVPLWNLAIPGSHDTMTYHLDDHSPIVPSASYFLRMLDHCLPCFTRPYMKRWATTQTRDISDQLDAGIRFLDLRVAHKRQDDNDHFYFAHGIYSKQTVKDTVTNVAQWLQKHPKELVIIACSAFDGMNKEEHLELIYFLRGLFEKKLCPKTETPSLSLCWECGYQVILSYDNPVAEKYTGFWPKIDYWWANTPDPKDLILFLEGQKESGRPKELFFVAGMNLTEDVQYVLQHPCQTMRSMTLKAYNFLLDWVKKQHPGPSKRSLNIICADFVGDNEFAHIVIALNKQILC, via the exons ATGGAGAGGGGCTCGAACATGACGGACGAGAAGGATTGTGCGGACTGGATGTCACATCTTCCAGATAAACTCTGGAGGGTACCACTATGGAACCTCGCCATCCCAG GTAGTCATGACACAATGACCTATCATCTGGATGACCATTCACCCATTGTACCGTCTGCATCCTACTTTTTGAGAATGCTAGACCATTGTTTGCCCTGTTTCACACGCCCTTATATGAAGAGGTGGGCCACAACCCAG ACAAGGGACATTTCAGATCAGCTTGACGCGGGGATTCGGTTCCTGGATCTGAGGGTCGCTCATAAGAGACAAGATGACAACGATCATTTCTATTTCGCCCATGGAATCTACTCTAAGCAGACTGTGAAG GACACCGTCACAAATGTAGCACAATGGCTACAGAAGCATCCTAAGGAGCTGGTGATCATTGCATGTTCAGCATTCGATGGCATGAATAAAGAAGAACACCTGGAACTTATTTACTTCCTGAGAGGACTATTTGAGAAAAAACTGTGCCCCAAGACC GAAACCCCCTCCCTCAGTCTGTGCTGGGAATGTGGCTATCAGGTGATCCTCTCGTATGACAACCCAGTTGCAGAAAAATACACTGGCTTCTGGCCGAAGATTGATTACTGGTGGGCCAATACGCCTGACCCAAAGGATCTCATCTTATTTCTTGAGGGGCAGAAAGAAAGTGGAAGGCCAAAAG AGTTATTTTTTGTGGCTGGAATGAACCTCACAGAAGATGTACAATATGTCTTGCAGCATCCTTGCCAAACTATGAGGAGTATGACTTTGAAAGCCTATAACTTTTTACTTGACTGGGTCAAGAAGCAGCATCCGGGTCCAAGTAAAAGAAGTCTTAACATCATCTGTGCAGATTTTGTGGGAGACAATGAATTTGCTCATATTGTGATTGCACTTAACAAACAAATTCTCTGTTGA
- the LOC125288866 gene encoding PI-PLC X domain-containing protein 1-like isoform X3 — protein MERGSNMTDEKDCADWMSHLPDKLWRVPLWNLAIPGSHDTMTYHLDDHSPIVPSASYFLRMLDHCLPCFTRPYMKRWATTQTRDISDQLDAGIRFLDLRVAHKRQDDNDHFYFAHGIYSKQTVKDTVTNVAQWLQKHPKELVIIACSAFDGMNKEEHLELIYFLRGLFEKKLCPKTETPSLSLCWECGYQVILSYDNPVAEKYTGFWPKIDYWWANTPDPKDLILFLEGQKESGRPKASLPNYEEYDFESL, from the exons ATGGAGAGGGGCTCGAACATGACGGACGAGAAGGATTGTGCGGACTGGATGTCACATCTTCCAGATAAACTCTGGAGGGTACCACTATGGAACCTCGCCATCCCAG GTAGTCATGACACAATGACCTATCATCTGGATGACCATTCACCCATTGTACCGTCTGCATCCTACTTTTTGAGAATGCTAGACCATTGTTTGCCCTGTTTCACACGCCCTTATATGAAGAGGTGGGCCACAACCCAG ACAAGGGACATTTCAGATCAGCTTGACGCGGGGATTCGGTTCCTGGATCTGAGGGTCGCTCATAAGAGACAAGATGACAACGATCATTTCTATTTCGCCCATGGAATCTACTCTAAGCAGACTGTGAAG GACACCGTCACAAATGTAGCACAATGGCTACAGAAGCATCCTAAGGAGCTGGTGATCATTGCATGTTCAGCATTCGATGGCATGAATAAAGAAGAACACCTGGAACTTATTTACTTCCTGAGAGGACTATTTGAGAAAAAACTGTGCCCCAAGACC GAAACCCCCTCCCTCAGTCTGTGCTGGGAATGTGGCTATCAGGTGATCCTCTCGTATGACAACCCAGTTGCAGAAAAATACACTGGCTTCTGGCCGAAGATTGATTACTGGTGGGCCAATACGCCTGACCCAAAGGATCTCATCTTATTTCTTGAGGGGCAGAAAGAAAGTGGAAGGCCAAAAG CATCCTTGCCAAACTATGAGGAGTATGACTTTGAAAGCCTATAA
- the LOC125288866 gene encoding PI-PLC X domain-containing protein 1-like isoform X2, protein MEPRHPSHDTMTYHLDDHSPIVPSASYFLRMLDHCLPCFTRPYMKRWATTQTRDISDQLDAGIRFLDLRVAHKRQDDNDHFYFAHGIYSKQTVKDTVTNVAQWLQKHPKELVIIACSAFDGMNKEEHLELIYFLRGLFEKKLCPKTETPSLSLCWECGYQVILSYDNPVAEKYTGFWPKIDYWWANTPDPKDLILFLEGQKESGRPKELFFVAGMNLTEDVQYVLQHPCQTMRSMTLKAYNFLLDWVKKQHPGPSKRSLNIICADFVGDNEFAHIVIALNKQILC, encoded by the exons ATGGAACCTCGCCATCCCAG TCATGACACAATGACCTATCATCTGGATGACCATTCACCCATTGTACCGTCTGCATCCTACTTTTTGAGAATGCTAGACCATTGTTTGCCCTGTTTCACACGCCCTTATATGAAGAGGTGGGCCACAACCCAG ACAAGGGACATTTCAGATCAGCTTGACGCGGGGATTCGGTTCCTGGATCTGAGGGTCGCTCATAAGAGACAAGATGACAACGATCATTTCTATTTCGCCCATGGAATCTACTCTAAGCAGACTGTGAAG GACACCGTCACAAATGTAGCACAATGGCTACAGAAGCATCCTAAGGAGCTGGTGATCATTGCATGTTCAGCATTCGATGGCATGAATAAAGAAGAACACCTGGAACTTATTTACTTCCTGAGAGGACTATTTGAGAAAAAACTGTGCCCCAAGACC GAAACCCCCTCCCTCAGTCTGTGCTGGGAATGTGGCTATCAGGTGATCCTCTCGTATGACAACCCAGTTGCAGAAAAATACACTGGCTTCTGGCCGAAGATTGATTACTGGTGGGCCAATACGCCTGACCCAAAGGATCTCATCTTATTTCTTGAGGGGCAGAAAGAAAGTGGAAGGCCAAAAG AGTTATTTTTTGTGGCTGGAATGAACCTCACAGAAGATGTACAATATGTCTTGCAGCATCCTTGCCAAACTATGAGGAGTATGACTTTGAAAGCCTATAACTTTTTACTTGACTGGGTCAAGAAGCAGCATCCGGGTCCAAGTAAAAGAAGTCTTAACATCATCTGTGCAGATTTTGTGGGAGACAATGAATTTGCTCATATTGTGATTGCACTTAACAAACAAATTCTCTGTTGA
- the si:ch211-207l14.1 gene encoding probable E3 ubiquitin-protein ligase RHG1A yields MDKKEEEDDSIFTTWRQGFDQEVVTEELDAERKSSLNVPRPRRSIANRRASLPCPATLNAMQLQHLHNATMAPNPASHSTRKEGELRQHYRACHAGINGGDVCPKANSTPERERRAPAIPTIPEVTETPEKKTRFRGRNVMSLSDADSICLICHHDLHKGGGGVRELHCTHSFHSECIEEWLWRKQACPTCRVHVAMPEPLYWTSTRVKVP; encoded by the exons ATGGataagaaggaggaggaggatgatagCATCTTCACGACCTGGAGGCAGGGTTTTGATCAAGAGGTGGTGACCGAAGAGCTGGACGCGGAGAGAAAGTCCAGCTTGAATGTCCCCAGACCTCGTCGATCCATTGCCAACCGTCGAGCTTCACTGCCCTGTCCG GCCACATTAAACGCCATGCAGCTGCAACACCTGCACAACGCCACTATGGCCCCCAATCCTGCCAGCCACAGCACCAGGAAGGAGGGCGAGTTGCGGCAGCACTACCGGGCATGCCACGCGGGCATCAACGGCGGTGACGTGTGCCCCAAGGCCAACAGcacccctgagagagagaggcgggcgCCTGCCATTCCCACAATCCCCGAGGTCACGGAGACACCAGAGAAGAAGACCCGGTTCAGGGGCAGAAACGTCATGTCTCTG AGCGATGCGGACAGCATTTGCCTAATCTGTCATCATGATCTCCAcaaaggtgggggaggggtgagggaactacactgcacacacagttttcactCGGAG TGTATAGAGGAGTGGCTGTGGAGAAAGCAGGCCTGCCCCACCTGTCGCGTGCACGTGGCCATGCCCGAGCCTCTATACTGGACGTCCACTCGTGTCAAAGTGCCCTAA